The window GTGTCAGGAATCTGAACTGGAGAATCTTGAAGCTCAGATTCAGGTATGTGTATGACCTCACACAGCATCTCTCACCTTGTGACCCGCTTGACCTTAAGCTCATGACTACTTTTGTTATTACCAGGTAGCACAAGAACAAACAGAGGAAGCTCAAAAGATGCAGAAACGTCTCAAAGATGAGGATTATGTATCAAAACCACCAACCATTGCTCCGGGCTCAGTCTCTGCAACTGAGACAACTGATAACAACAACAGCACTAAGTCTGGTCAAACATCAAAGATGACGCCTGCTTCTATAGCAGCGATGCTCACAGCATCCACCTCATCACACATGATCATGCAATCTGTTCTCTCTTCATTCGCAGCTGAAGCAACAAAGACTTCTGGTCTATCCAAACCAGAGAGCACAGTTCCCGTTTCAGACAGTAATGCTTTTGTTCCTTCTTACAACAACCCCCAGAACCAGACACCTATAACACAAGGTCAAGGTCAGTACCACTTGATCTCTAATCCAGCAGCACCACAACAGTTTCTAAAACAGCCGGTAATGAACAATCCTTATGGCTTTGGTAACATTCCGTTAATGCCACCTGGACTCCCGCCGCCTCCACCACCACCCCATATGCAACAGCCTCAGATTCCTCAGTCGAACTCagctcaacaacaacaacctcaACAAGGTTCAACTTTCCAGCCACCGGGAATAATGTATTATGGAGCTCCACACCATTCTTAAAAGTTAGAAGTTATGTTAGTTAGATAGTTGTGACCCTTTTTATCTGCggatatgttggttttgatgttACATTGTTGGGTCTTTAAAGCGGAAAAAATGTTCCTCGTGTTGTAGAAACGTTCAcctttcttataaatatttgtacTATTGAAAATTGGCCTAGCACAAAATTCTTCAAATGCTAGGTCCATGGTCCATATAGCAAATGATTACTTTGCTAGAAAACAAAAATCGTATttgctataaaaaaaaaaggagacgTTGCAATCATTGAAAAGATAAATCAGAAATGTACAGGAGATTTCAAACTTTAGCGATCATCTGGAAATCATCAATTCGACCACCACAAAAGTCTTGGACAAGCTGTTCCCATATCTTGGACTACCACCaaaatttattagaaaaatatttatttagacGAATATCTTTAGTATCGAGTTTGTTTATTCTTGATTATTAATGCGAAAATCTTCTGACCagtcttatatttttttatattatctcATTGTTGAATAAAACATATACCCCCCCAAGCAAGACATAAGATTACATTATCAGACTCCGAAGAAGCTTTTACATGATTAGCCCTTTTTCATTAAAGCCTTCCTCTGGAGGGAATCTTTGAACCAAATGGGCATATGATACATTATTGCCATGAAGGTGGAATATCTGCCTGACGAGAACCAAGCCGGTGGGTTCTTCTTTAGCACAACAGCTACGATGTCTTTAGCGAATGTTTCAGCAGGAGTTGGCTTCCTCCTCTGGAAAAAGAATAGCCTCTCTATCATACCTTCTTCGTAAGCCTTGTATAGTTTCAGCTCAGGCATTTTCTTGAAGACGTCTACAGCTGAGTTTGCTAGGTTTGATTTTATTCCTCCTGGGACGACATCTATGACGTCAATGCCAAAGTGGTCGAGCTCCAACCTGCGGTTAGTAAAGGAAccattaccaaaaaaaaactgaagaagcGAGACCATTAGATAATTTGAATTAATGAATGGTCTCATTTCTGAACCTGAGGGAATCGGTAAGAGCATGAATAGCAGCTTTGGTCCCTGTATAGACACCTGCCCATGGACTTGGTGACATCACAGAGATACTTCCAACGTTGACAATCTTTCCCTTTTTCTTAGACACCATATGAGGTACAACGGCTTGAGTCATCCTCACGGTACCTGCATGGTCGTATATTCACTTCTTGAAATGTTTCCACATTAATTTTTCTTGTAACTCATTAAAAAGGTTGGTCTTGAGATTTTGATTACTATAAACAATTAGtatgaatttatataattattttttgtacaaATTCAGGGTCtatgtaaatttatataatgATTCACTAGCCTATTTTCGTGACCGGATTAATTAAATATCGTTATCGAAATCAAAACCAATTTTACTACCGAAAACATTGGTGTCAAAGGTGTTTTGCATGGTGGAGATAGGGATCTCAGCCATAGGACCGACGCACTGAATGCCGGCGCTGTTGACGAGAACGTCGACTTGGCCGAACTTATCTATAACATTCGACATGACATTGTTCACGCTCTGCTCCGACCGAACATCAAGCTCATGCACGAACATTCTCGGATCTTGCTCTAGATCCGCCATCTTACTCCGTGATCGACTCGTTGCCACCACACGACAACCGTTCTCAGCGAACTCACGTGCCAGCGCGTGACCGATCCCTCCGTGAGAGCATCCCGTTATCAGAACCACCGGACCCGCGTTGTCGCTTTCCATTCGAAGCCCTCGAGATTGAGCAACAATGG is drawn from Brassica napus cultivar Da-Ae chromosome A2 unlocalized genomic scaffold, Da-Ae chrA02_Random_2, whole genome shotgun sequence and contains these coding sequences:
- the LOC125593983 gene encoding uncharacterized oxidoreductase SERP2049-like, producing the protein MATPLALFKGHVQTRPQLVPRLNPRKVSIVAQSRGLRMESDNAGPVVLITGCSHGGIGHALAREFAENGCRVVATSRSRSKMADLEQDPRMFVHELDVRSEQSVNNVMSNVIDKFGQVDVLVNSAGIQCVGPMAEIPISTMQNTFDTNVFGTVRMTQAVVPHMVSKKKGKIVNVGSISVMSPSPWAGVYTGTKAAIHALTDSLRLELDHFGIDVIDVVPGGIKSNLANSAVDVFKKMPELKLYKAYEEGMIERLFFFQRRKPTPAETFAKDIVAVVLKKNPPAWFSSGRYSTFMAIMYHMPIWFKDSLQRKALMKKG